In a single window of the Caulobacter soli genome:
- a CDS encoding isobutyryl-CoA dehydrogenase, whose protein sequence is MDFSLNEDQTAIQAMAAGFAADRLAPFSAHWDEARHFPVDVLREAAALGFAGVYVQDDVGGSALSRLDASIIFEALSYGDVSSSAFLTIHNMASWMIDRFGSDDLRRRYLPRLTTMELIASYCLTEPGAGSDAANLRTSARLDGDHYVINGSKAFISGAGVSDVYVVMTRTGEPGAKGISAFVIEKAMPGVSFGANEKKMGWNSQPTAQVNFDDVRVPVANRIGDEGEGFRFAMMGLDGGRLNIASCSLGGAAFALDTAKAYLESRKQFGKPLKDFQALQFKLADMATELEAARLMVRNAAAALDRKDPAATKLCAMAKRFATDAGFQIANDALQLHGGYGYLRDYPLERIVRDLRVHQILEGTNEIMRVIIAREMFR, encoded by the coding sequence ATGGACTTCTCGCTGAACGAAGATCAGACCGCGATCCAGGCCATGGCGGCCGGGTTCGCGGCCGACCGCCTGGCGCCGTTCTCGGCCCACTGGGACGAGGCCAGGCACTTCCCGGTCGACGTGCTGCGCGAGGCCGCCGCTCTGGGCTTCGCTGGCGTCTATGTCCAGGACGACGTCGGCGGCAGCGCCCTGTCGCGCCTGGACGCCTCGATCATCTTCGAGGCGCTCAGCTATGGCGACGTGTCGTCCTCGGCCTTCCTGACGATCCACAACATGGCCTCGTGGATGATCGACCGGTTCGGCTCCGACGACCTGCGTCGCCGCTACCTGCCGCGCCTGACGACCATGGAACTGATCGCCAGCTACTGCCTGACCGAGCCGGGCGCGGGGTCGGACGCGGCCAACCTGCGCACCAGCGCCCGGCTGGACGGCGATCATTACGTGATCAACGGATCCAAGGCCTTCATCTCGGGCGCCGGCGTCTCGGACGTCTATGTGGTGATGACCCGCACGGGCGAGCCGGGCGCCAAGGGCATCTCGGCCTTCGTCATCGAGAAGGCCATGCCGGGTGTCTCGTTCGGGGCCAACGAGAAGAAGATGGGCTGGAACAGCCAGCCCACCGCCCAGGTCAATTTCGACGACGTCCGCGTGCCGGTCGCCAACCGCATCGGCGACGAGGGCGAGGGCTTCCGCTTCGCCATGATGGGCCTGGACGGCGGGCGGCTGAACATCGCCTCGTGCTCGCTGGGCGGGGCGGCCTTCGCCCTGGACACGGCCAAGGCCTATCTGGAAAGCCGCAAGCAGTTCGGAAAGCCGCTGAAGGACTTCCAGGCCCTGCAGTTCAAGCTGGCCGACATGGCCACCGAGCTTGAGGCCGCGCGGCTGATGGTGCGCAACGCCGCCGCCGCCCTGGACCGCAAGGACCCGGCCGCCACCAAGCTGTGCGCCATGGCCAAGCGCTTCGCCACCGACGCCGGCTTCCAGATCGCCAACGACGCCCTGCAGCTGCACGGCGGCTACGGCTACCTGCGGGACTACCCGCTGGAGCGCATCGTCCGCGACCTGCGGGTGCACCAGATCCTGGAAGGCACCAACGAGATCATGCGGGTGATCATCGCCCGCGAGATGTTCCGCTAA
- a CDS encoding NCS1 family nucleobase:cation symporter-1 translates to MSETPKSVGDNTLWNSDLAPTSAAQRTWKARHFAALWLGMVIAVPAYMLAAGLIEQGMSASQAVWAVLAGNVIVLVPMLLIGHAGAKWGVPYAVLARASFGWRGARAPALARAIVACGWYGIQTWIGGGALLTLLGVMVGKSLIGPLVPVLGIGVGQLLSFAAFWLIQLLFVTKGLETVRKLETWTAPVKLLVCGLLVWWALSKAGGLGPILHEPSAYDAGGAKAGRFWKDFGPAVTAMTGYWATLALNIPDFTRFARSQKDQVVGQAVGLPGPMALLATMSVIVTSATVLIYGKPVWDPVALSGNIGGIAVLVGLLIISLDTVSCNIAANLVGPAYDFSALWPQRISYRTGGYVTAAIGVLIMPWKLLESTQGYIFVWLTGYGALLGPVAGILIADYWLLRRARLDVEALYDRSGRYTYFKGWNLAAVAAFLIGVAPNLPGFLKAAGLPAAAKIGAPWTGLYDYAWFVGAGIAAAVYVAAMRVGGGAKASVVD, encoded by the coding sequence ATGAGCGAGACACCAAAGTCCGTTGGCGACAACACCCTGTGGAATTCGGACCTGGCGCCGACCTCGGCCGCCCAGCGCACCTGGAAGGCGCGGCACTTCGCGGCCCTGTGGCTGGGCATGGTCATCGCCGTGCCGGCCTACATGCTGGCCGCGGGCCTGATCGAGCAGGGGATGTCGGCGAGCCAGGCGGTGTGGGCGGTGCTGGCGGGCAATGTCATCGTGCTGGTCCCGATGCTGCTGATTGGTCATGCCGGCGCGAAATGGGGCGTGCCCTATGCGGTGCTGGCGAGGGCCTCGTTCGGCTGGCGCGGCGCGCGGGCGCCCGCCCTGGCGCGAGCCATCGTCGCCTGCGGCTGGTACGGCATCCAGACCTGGATCGGCGGCGGGGCGCTGCTGACCCTGCTGGGCGTGATGGTCGGCAAGAGCCTGATCGGGCCGCTGGTCCCCGTTCTGGGGATCGGCGTCGGCCAACTGCTGTCGTTCGCCGCCTTCTGGCTGATCCAGCTGCTGTTCGTCACCAAGGGCCTGGAGACCGTGCGCAAGCTCGAGACCTGGACCGCGCCGGTCAAGCTGCTGGTCTGCGGCCTGCTGGTCTGGTGGGCGCTGAGCAAGGCCGGGGGGCTGGGCCCCATCCTGCACGAGCCCAGCGCCTATGACGCCGGCGGCGCCAAGGCCGGCCGGTTCTGGAAGGACTTCGGCCCCGCCGTCACCGCCATGACGGGCTATTGGGCGACCCTGGCCCTGAACATCCCCGACTTCACCCGCTTCGCCCGCAGCCAGAAGGACCAGGTCGTCGGCCAGGCGGTGGGCCTGCCCGGGCCCATGGCGCTGCTGGCGACCATGAGCGTCATCGTCACCTCGGCCACCGTGCTGATCTATGGCAAGCCCGTCTGGGACCCGGTGGCGCTGTCGGGAAACATCGGCGGGATCGCCGTGCTGGTGGGCCTGCTGATCATCAGCCTCGACACCGTCTCGTGCAACATCGCCGCCAACCTGGTCGGCCCGGCCTACGACTTCTCGGCCCTGTGGCCGCAGCGGATCAGCTATCGCACCGGCGGCTACGTCACCGCCGCCATCGGCGTGCTGATCATGCCGTGGAAGCTGCTGGAGAGCACGCAGGGTTACATTTTCGTCTGGCTGACCGGCTACGGCGCGCTGCTGGGGCCGGTGGCCGGGATCCTGATCGCCGACTACTGGCTGCTGCGTCGCGCCCGGCTGGACGTCGAGGCGCTTTACGACCGCAGCGGACGCTATACCTACTTCAAAGGCTGGAACCTGGCGGCCGTGGCGGCCTTCCTCATCGGTGTCGCGCCGAATCTGCCGGGTTTCCTGAAGGCGGCCGGCCTGCCGGCGGCGGCGAAGATCGGGGCGCCGTGGACGGGCCTGTATGACTATGCCTGGTTCGTCGGGGCCGGGATCGCGGCGGCGGTCTACGTCGCGGCGATGCGCGTGGGCGGCGGGGCGAAGGCGTCGGTTGTCGATTGA
- a CDS encoding CoA-acylating methylmalonate-semialdehyde dehydrogenase: MRTISHFVSGQSLDGQSGRYGDVFNPNTGEVQARVQLATDAELDAAVQAAAAAQIGWAATNPQRRARVMFEFKRLIERDMNSLAEILSSEHGKVIADSKGDIQRGLEVIEFACGIPHMLKGEYTDGAGPGIDVYSMRQPLGVVAGITPFNFPAMIPMWMFGIAVAVGNTFILKPSEKDPTVPVKLAELFMEAGAPAGVLNVVHGDKSTVDAILTHPLIKAVSFVGSSDIAHYVYQTGTANGKRVQAMGGAKNHGIVLPDADLDQVVKDLSGAAFGSAGERCMALPVVVPVGKKTADELRERMIAEIDSLKVGISTDPAAHYGPVVSAQHRAKIADYIQIGVDEGAELVVDGRDFSLQGFEKGFFIGPSLFDGVKKGMKTYHEEIFGPVLQMVRTESFDEAIALPSEHQYGNGVAIFTRNGRAAREFAARVNVGMVGINVPIPVPVAYHSFGGWKRSGFGDTNQYGAEGVRFYTKVKTVTARWPEGAVEDNAFVIPTMK; this comes from the coding sequence ATGCGGACCATCAGCCATTTCGTGAGCGGCCAAAGCCTGGATGGGCAATCCGGCCGCTACGGCGACGTGTTCAACCCCAACACGGGTGAGGTGCAGGCGCGGGTGCAGCTGGCGACGGACGCGGAGCTGGACGCGGCGGTGCAGGCCGCGGCGGCCGCGCAGATCGGCTGGGCGGCGACCAATCCCCAGCGCCGGGCGCGGGTGATGTTCGAGTTCAAGCGCCTGATCGAGCGCGATATGAACAGCCTGGCCGAGATCCTGTCGTCCGAGCACGGCAAGGTCATCGCCGACTCCAAGGGCGACATCCAGCGCGGCCTGGAGGTGATCGAGTTCGCCTGCGGCATCCCCCACATGCTGAAGGGCGAATATACCGACGGCGCCGGTCCGGGCATCGACGTCTATTCGATGCGCCAGCCCCTGGGCGTGGTCGCCGGCATCACCCCGTTCAACTTCCCGGCCATGATCCCGATGTGGATGTTCGGCATCGCCGTGGCCGTGGGCAACACCTTCATCCTCAAGCCCTCGGAGAAGGATCCGACCGTGCCGGTCAAGCTGGCCGAGCTGTTCATGGAGGCCGGAGCCCCGGCGGGCGTGCTCAACGTCGTGCACGGCGACAAGAGCACGGTCGACGCCATCTTGACCCATCCGCTGATCAAGGCCGTCAGCTTCGTGGGATCGTCGGACATCGCCCACTACGTCTACCAGACCGGCACGGCCAACGGGAAACGCGTCCAGGCCATGGGCGGGGCCAAGAACCACGGCATCGTCCTGCCCGACGCCGATCTCGACCAGGTCGTGAAGGACCTCTCCGGCGCGGCCTTCGGCTCGGCCGGCGAGCGCTGCATGGCCCTGCCGGTGGTGGTGCCCGTCGGCAAGAAGACCGCCGACGAACTGCGCGAGCGGATGATCGCCGAGATCGACAGCCTGAAGGTGGGGATCTCCACCGATCCGGCCGCCCACTACGGCCCGGTGGTCAGCGCCCAGCACAGGGCCAAGATCGCCGACTACATCCAGATCGGCGTCGACGAAGGCGCCGAACTGGTGGTCGACGGCCGCGACTTCAGCCTGCAGGGCTTCGAGAAGGGCTTCTTCATCGGCCCTTCGCTGTTCGACGGCGTCAAGAAGGGCATGAAGACCTACCACGAGGAGATCTTCGGCCCGGTGCTACAGATGGTCCGCACCGAAAGCTTCGACGAGGCCATCGCCCTGCCCAGCGAGCACCAGTACGGCAACGGCGTGGCGATCTTCACCCGCAACGGCCGCGCCGCTCGCGAGTTCGCCGCCCGCGTCAATGTCGGCATGGTCGGCATCAACGTGCCCATCCCCGTGCCGGTGGCCTATCACAGCTTCGGCGGCTGGAAGCGCTCGGGCTTTGGCGACACCAACCAGTACGGCGCCGAGGGCGTGCGCTTCTACACCAAGGTCAAGACCGTCACCGCCCGCTGGCCCGAAGGCGCCGTCGAGGACAACGCCTTCGTCATCCCGACGATGAAATAG
- the murA gene encoding UDP-N-acetylglucosamine 1-carboxyvinyltransferase: MDRIAITGGAQLNGIIPVSGAKNSAIKLMAASLLTDQPLRLTNMPRLADTKFLGKLLTRLGANVDEREGPDGSETILHAAEITSGFAPYDLVRQMRASFNVLGPLIARTGQAKVSLPGGCTIGARPVDLHLQALEALGAKIDLHEGYVYAQAPRGLKGAEITFPFVSVGATEHAMLAAVLADGVTHIHNAACEPELLDLQICLNAMGAKVEGAGTPTITITGVAKLHGATHSVIPDRIEMGTYAVAAAMAGGEVQLTRARPELIDSLLVKLEEAGAGVIRTEDGVIIKRNGHRLNAVDVETQPYPGFATDLQAQFMALMTTAKGESRIRETIFENRFMHAPELMRLGADISVSGGEAVVRGVERLEGAEVMATDLRASVSLVIAGLVARGETTVSRIYHLDRGFERLEEKLGACGAQVRRIKGEAESDLDHD; encoded by the coding sequence TTGGATCGTATCGCCATCACCGGCGGCGCGCAGCTGAACGGGATCATCCCGGTGAGCGGCGCCAAGAACTCGGCCATCAAGCTGATGGCGGCCAGCCTGCTGACCGATCAGCCGCTGCGGCTGACCAACATGCCGCGTCTGGCCGACACCAAGTTCCTGGGCAAGCTGCTGACGCGCCTGGGCGCGAACGTGGACGAGCGCGAAGGGCCGGACGGTTCGGAAACCATCCTGCACGCGGCCGAGATCACCAGCGGCTTCGCGCCCTATGACCTGGTCCGCCAGATGCGCGCCTCGTTCAACGTGCTGGGTCCGCTGATCGCCCGCACCGGCCAGGCCAAGGTCTCGCTGCCCGGCGGCTGCACCATCGGCGCGCGTCCCGTGGACCTGCACCTGCAGGCTCTTGAGGCCTTGGGCGCCAAGATCGACCTGCATGAGGGCTACGTCTACGCCCAGGCCCCGCGCGGCCTGAAGGGCGCGGAGATCACCTTCCCGTTCGTCTCGGTGGGCGCCACCGAGCACGCCATGCTGGCCGCCGTGCTGGCCGACGGCGTCACCCACATCCACAACGCCGCCTGCGAGCCCGAACTGCTGGACCTGCAGATCTGCCTGAACGCCATGGGCGCGAAGGTGGAAGGGGCGGGGACCCCGACCATCACCATCACCGGCGTCGCCAAGCTGCACGGCGCGACCCATTCGGTGATCCCCGACCGCATCGAGATGGGCACCTACGCCGTGGCCGCCGCCATGGCCGGCGGCGAGGTCCAGCTGACCCGCGCCCGTCCCGAACTGATCGACAGCCTGCTGGTCAAGCTGGAAGAGGCCGGCGCCGGCGTCATCCGCACCGAGGACGGCGTCATCATCAAGCGCAACGGCCACCGCCTGAACGCCGTGGACGTCGAGACCCAGCCCTATCCGGGCTTCGCCACCGACCTGCAGGCCCAGTTCATGGCCCTGATGACCACGGCCAAGGGCGAGAGCCGGATCCGCGAGACCATCTTCGAGAACCGCTTCATGCACGCGCCCGAGCTGATGCGCCTGGGCGCCGACATCTCGGTGTCGGGCGGCGAGGCCGTCGTGCGCGGCGTCGAGCGGCTGGAAGGCGCCGAGGTCATGGCCACCGACCTGCGCGCCTCGGTCAGCCTGGTGATCGCCGGCCTGGTCGCGCGCGGCGAGACCACGGTCAGCCGCATCTATCACCTGGACCGCGGTTTCGAGCGGCTGGAAGAAAAGCTGGGCGCCTGCGGGGCCCAGGTGCGCCGGATCAAGGGCGAAGCCGAAAGCGACCTCGACCATGACTGA
- a CDS encoding M1 family metallopeptidase yields MTLKSTGRAALLALLLCGVAAPVLAQTQAQGAAPPIPAILTTPEAHDIHSYAQPLVARVTHVDLDLTADFAGQKMTGTAALDIAAAPDAKEVVLDSKGLVIHGVTDDKGAALPWTLGKADPNLGAPLTVTLNGARRIIVSYDSAPGGAALQWLTPAQTAGKVKPYLFSQGEAILNRTWIPTQDSPGIRQTWTARIVAPEGLKAVMSAEMLTPDGEQVAGGGRAYRFKMDKPVASYLIAIAIGDIAFTPLGQRTGVYTEPSVMKKTAYELVDVEKMVEAAESLYGPYAWGRYDLLVLPPSFPFGGMENPRLTFATPTIIAGDRSLVSLVAHELAHSWSGNLVNNATWSDFWLNEGFTDYFENRIMEKLYGKPRADMLADLGWSDLQDAIKDAGGLTGADTRLHLDLTGRDPDDGMTDIAYQKGATFLRTIEKAVGRERWDAYLKDYFARHAFQSQTTAGFVADLRANLIKGDPKLEAQIGIDKWVYDVGLPDNAVHVHSAAFPAVDALAAAYAKGGPAPAAKWTAWSTPERTRFIASLPRALSAERLATLDKAFGLSAQGNSEIRFVWLELAVANRYEPALPSLEAFLTDQGRRKFVAPLFKDLMAQGDWGQPIAKRLYAKTRPLYHAVTRQTVDGIVKS; encoded by the coding sequence ATGACCCTGAAATCCACCGGCCGCGCCGCCCTGTTGGCGCTCCTGCTCTGCGGCGTCGCCGCGCCCGTCCTGGCCCAGACCCAAGCACAGGGGGCCGCGCCGCCGATCCCGGCGATCCTGACCACGCCGGAAGCCCACGACATCCACTCCTACGCCCAGCCCCTGGTGGCGCGGGTGACCCATGTGGACCTGGACCTGACCGCCGACTTCGCCGGCCAGAAGATGACCGGCACGGCCGCCCTCGACATCGCCGCCGCGCCGGACGCGAAGGAGGTCGTGCTCGACAGCAAGGGCCTGGTGATCCACGGCGTCACCGACGACAAGGGCGCGGCCCTGCCGTGGACCCTGGGCAAGGCCGATCCGAACCTGGGCGCGCCGCTGACCGTTACGCTGAACGGCGCCCGCCGCATCATCGTCAGCTATGACAGCGCCCCGGGCGGCGCGGCCCTGCAATGGCTGACCCCGGCCCAGACGGCCGGGAAGGTGAAGCCCTACCTGTTCAGCCAGGGCGAGGCGATTCTCAACCGCACCTGGATCCCCACCCAAGACAGCCCCGGCATCCGCCAGACCTGGACCGCCCGCATCGTCGCGCCCGAGGGCCTGAAGGCGGTGATGAGCGCCGAGATGCTGACGCCCGACGGCGAACAGGTCGCCGGCGGCGGCCGCGCCTATCGCTTCAAGATGGACAAGCCGGTCGCCTCGTACCTGATCGCGATCGCCATCGGCGACATCGCCTTTACGCCGCTGGGCCAGCGCACCGGCGTCTATACCGAGCCGTCGGTGATGAAGAAGACCGCCTACGAGCTGGTCGACGTCGAGAAGATGGTCGAGGCGGCCGAGAGCCTCTACGGCCCCTACGCCTGGGGCCGCTATGACCTGCTGGTGCTGCCGCCGTCGTTCCCGTTCGGCGGCATGGAGAACCCGCGCCTGACCTTCGCCACGCCCACCATCATCGCCGGCGACCGCTCGCTGGTCAGCCTGGTGGCGCACGAACTGGCCCACTCGTGGTCGGGCAACCTGGTAAACAACGCCACCTGGTCGGACTTCTGGCTGAACGAGGGCTTCACCGACTATTTCGAAAACCGGATCATGGAGAAGCTGTACGGCAAGCCGCGCGCCGACATGCTGGCCGATCTGGGCTGGAGCGACCTGCAGGACGCGATCAAGGACGCCGGCGGCCTCACCGGCGCCGACACCCGCCTGCATCTGGACCTGACCGGCCGAGATCCCGACGACGGCATGACCGACATCGCCTACCAGAAGGGCGCGACCTTCCTGCGCACCATCGAAAAGGCCGTCGGGCGCGAGCGCTGGGACGCCTATCTGAAGGACTACTTCGCCCGCCACGCCTTCCAGAGCCAGACCACGGCCGGCTTCGTCGCCGACCTGCGGGCCAACCTGATCAAGGGCGATCCCAAGCTCGAGGCGCAGATCGGCATCGACAAGTGGGTCTATGACGTGGGCCTGCCCGACAACGCCGTGCACGTCCATTCGGCCGCCTTCCCGGCGGTGGACGCCCTAGCCGCCGCCTACGCCAAGGGCGGCCCGGCCCCGGCCGCCAAGTGGACGGCCTGGAGCACGCCGGAACGCACCCGCTTCATCGCCAGCCTGCCGCGCGCGCTGTCGGCGGAGCGTCTCGCGACACTCGACAAGGCCTTCGGCCTGTCGGCCCAGGGCAACAGCGAGATCCGCTTCGTCTGGCTGGAGCTGGCCGTGGCCAACCGCTACGAGCCGGCCTTGCCGTCGCTGGAGGCCTTCCTGACCGACCAGGGGCGCCGCAAGTTCGTGGCCCCGCTGTTCAAGGACCTGATGGCGCAGGGCGACTGGGGCCAGCCGATCGCCAAGCGCCTCTACGCCAAGACCCGGCCGCTCTATCACGCCGTCACGCGGCAGACGGTCGACGGGATCGTGAAGTCGTGA
- a CDS encoding EthD family reductase, giving the protein MVVVSVLYPATVGVSFDHAYYDATHIPLVKAAFTATGLTDVKVFHGLSAADGGPAPFVAMAHLTFESPEALGASMGGPRGDEIRADVVNFTTIQPVIQVSTVS; this is encoded by the coding sequence ATGGTCGTTGTCAGCGTGCTCTATCCCGCCACGGTCGGCGTCAGTTTCGACCACGCCTATTACGACGCGACCCACATTCCGCTGGTCAAGGCGGCCTTCACGGCCACCGGCCTGACCGACGTGAAGGTGTTCCATGGCCTGTCGGCGGCCGACGGCGGCCCCGCGCCGTTCGTGGCCATGGCCCATCTGACCTTCGAAAGCCCCGAGGCGCTGGGCGCCAGCATGGGCGGTCCGCGCGGCGACGAGATCCGGGCCGATGTCGTCAACTTCACCACGATCCAGCCGGTGATCCAGGTCAGCACGGTAAGCTGA
- a CDS encoding DUF805 domain-containing protein, producing the protein MNELVASIRSGFTGLLRFSGRDTASRFWPYAGLVIALFFLATAAIVAPTVMSSFAKMQAFAIAHPDQATITQGAGSYSIEIHGDHPELMPDMTPFFAVMRAGCAVAVALLAAAVTRRLHDRGRRGWWGLPPLVFLTTGMILFPPIFQTMMRQSDVSPGTLAMFGLIFANNILYLASLGLLIFLLAGASQAGENRFGPPAP; encoded by the coding sequence ATGAACGAACTCGTCGCATCCATCCGCAGCGGCTTCACCGGTTTGCTGCGGTTTTCAGGGCGGGACACCGCCAGCCGTTTCTGGCCCTATGCCGGCCTGGTGATCGCCCTGTTCTTCCTGGCCACGGCCGCGATCGTGGCGCCGACCGTGATGTCGAGCTTCGCCAAGATGCAGGCCTTCGCGATCGCGCATCCCGACCAGGCCACCATCACCCAGGGGGCCGGCTCCTACTCGATCGAGATCCATGGCGATCACCCCGAGCTGATGCCCGACATGACGCCCTTCTTCGCGGTGATGCGGGCCGGCTGCGCGGTGGCGGTGGCCCTGCTGGCGGCGGCCGTCACGCGGCGGCTGCACGACCGGGGCCGGCGCGGCTGGTGGGGCCTGCCGCCGCTGGTCTTCCTGACGACCGGGATGATCCTGTTTCCACCCATCTTCCAGACGATGATGAGGCAAAGCGACGTCTCGCCGGGCACGTTGGCGATGTTCGGTCTGATCTTCGCCAACAACATCCTCTATCTGGCGTCGCTGGGCCTGCTGATCTTCCTGCTGGCCGGCGCGAGCCAGGCCGGCGAGAACCGTTTCGGCCCGCCCGCGCCTTGA
- a CDS encoding MaoC family dehydratase, producing MVEPHPSGGYILEELAVGMTAEKRVTVTEARIRLFAEASDDFNPVHMDEAFASKTAYRGRIAHGLLSASFGSAVVGTILPGAGAIYLGQTLAFHRPVRIDDVVIARVTVSAIDEVSARVTLRCEGLVGEDLIMDGEATVRVPRRRKPAKA from the coding sequence ATGGTCGAACCTCACCCTTCCGGGGGCTATATCCTCGAAGAGCTTGCCGTCGGGATGACCGCCGAAAAGCGCGTCACCGTCACCGAGGCGCGCATCCGGCTGTTCGCCGAAGCCTCCGACGACTTCAATCCCGTGCACATGGACGAGGCCTTCGCCTCCAAGACCGCCTATCGCGGCCGGATCGCCCATGGCCTGTTGTCGGCGTCGTTCGGCTCGGCGGTGGTCGGCACCATCCTGCCGGGCGCGGGCGCGATCTATCTGGGGCAGACCCTGGCGTTCCATCGGCCGGTGCGCATCGACGACGTCGTGATCGCCCGCGTCACGGTCTCGGCTATCGACGAAGTCAGCGCGCGCGTCACCCTGCGTTGCGAAGGCCTGGTCGGCGAGGACCTGATCATGGACGGCGAGGCCACCGTCCGCGTTCCGCGTCGTCGCAAGCCCGCGAAAGCCTGA
- a CDS encoding DUF2948 family protein yields the protein MTDVPALKLLAQDADDLAVVSAALQDAVAKIGDIRWDASARTLTLACNRFRWESGGKKGQRIRSALQLGDVTGVQARKLRRDAKNAVVELLSVAFEPAEAPGGAVLLTFAGGGDLKVTVDCLDVVLADVSEPWSTPRKPGHAD from the coding sequence ATGACTGACGTTCCCGCGCTCAAGCTGCTGGCCCAGGACGCCGACGACCTGGCGGTGGTCTCGGCCGCGCTGCAGGACGCGGTGGCCAAGATCGGCGACATCCGCTGGGACGCCTCGGCGCGCACCCTGACCCTGGCCTGCAACCGTTTCCGCTGGGAATCGGGCGGCAAGAAGGGCCAACGCATCCGCTCGGCCCTGCAACTGGGCGACGTCACCGGCGTCCAGGCCCGCAAGCTGCGCCGCGACGCCAAGAACGCGGTGGTCGAGCTGCTGTCGGTGGCCTTCGAGCCGGCCGAGGCCCCGGGGGGCGCCGTGCTGCTGACCTTCGCCGGCGGCGGCGACCTGAAGGTCACCGTCGATTGCCTGGACGTGGTCCTGGCCGACGTGTCTGAGCCCTGGTCGACGCCGCGCAAGCCGGGTCACGCGGACTAG